In the Aneurinibacillus soli genome, one interval contains:
- a CDS encoding 5'-3' exonuclease, translating to MRRRNERVEKRVQASQTIMLIDGMSLLFRGYYATAYSGRIMRTSAGVPVNGIHGFMNYFLDAIETFAPTHVVCCWDMGSQTFRTDRYDQYKANRGAPPDELRPQFDLIKDVMDSFGVPNIGLSGYEADDCIGTLSRLYSEDADTKVQILTGDHDSLQLLKNNVHVIIMKKGVSNYAVYTPEVLFEEKGVRPEQLVDVKALMGDSSDNYPGVKGIGEKTAYKLVCEYGSVAGILDNLADLAPGVRRKIETELAMLHLSRELAEIDVQVPIACLLEDCCWMPDTEQVRQQFEALELRAFLKRLG from the coding sequence ATGAGACGGAGAAACGAAAGGGTGGAAAAGAGAGTGCAGGCATCACAAACAATTATGCTTATTGATGGTATGTCGCTTTTGTTTCGTGGATACTATGCGACTGCTTACAGCGGGCGCATCATGCGAACAAGTGCGGGCGTGCCGGTGAATGGGATTCATGGCTTTATGAACTATTTTCTAGATGCGATTGAGACGTTCGCACCGACACATGTCGTTTGCTGTTGGGATATGGGCAGCCAGACATTTCGGACGGATCGGTATGATCAGTACAAGGCAAATCGAGGAGCGCCACCGGATGAATTGCGCCCGCAATTTGATCTGATTAAAGACGTGATGGATAGCTTTGGCGTGCCGAATATCGGCCTATCTGGTTATGAAGCAGATGATTGTATCGGGACACTGTCCCGGCTATATAGCGAGGATGCAGACACCAAGGTGCAGATTTTGACGGGAGACCATGATAGTCTTCAACTGTTGAAGAATAACGTCCACGTCATTATTATGAAAAAAGGGGTATCCAATTACGCCGTATATACGCCAGAGGTTCTGTTCGAAGAGAAAGGGGTTCGACCGGAACAGCTTGTTGATGTGAAGGCGCTGATGGGAGATTCGAGTGACAATTATCCGGGCGTGAAGGGGATTGGCGAGAAGACGGCGTACAAGCTTGTTTGTGAGTATGGATCAGTAGCAGGTATTCTGGACAATCTGGCCGATCTGGCGCCTGGTGTTCGCCGCAAGATTGAGACGGAGCTTGCGATGCTGCATCTGTCACGTGAACTTGCTGAGATTGATGTGCAGGTTCCAATTGCGTGTCTGCTTGAGGATTGTTGCTGGATGCCAGATACAGAGCAGGTGCGTCAGCAGTTCGAGGCGCTGGAATTACGCGCGTTTTTGAAGCGGCTTGGCTAG
- a CDS encoding sensor domain-containing diguanylate cyclase, producing MNDKTKYAYAEEHIELLRLLNQVNAEIAGTTELERALTVIGDAIRSGIGAGTCVSLLEEEEKNLQVWLNTDHKESRYCYVLPDHAVERQVMETGRPQTLYPRRELSGVTLLPLLEYGAIWMYPVSCMGETLGVLYVFHKQECDLPEHSKEFLTCLAVRLGIAVYNWKQQEEILYQRRKLQFLYTMMAVAADAEATIEDELEVVHSQISSTFGFSRVIIGLLDEKEHRIRIARASGFVPEEWARELVLPARPGDTRHEEAFRTGLPVVVQDAKHDVRCLGAAQQLGLYSAAAVPVMYKEQALGIIYVDSGDYRRFSELTLQFLTSIARQLGTVLMNARQYDHIRRLAITDGLTGLHTRQYFSERYQEEFAAAERSGDPLSLIMIDIDDFKKINDTNGHLVGDRVLVHVSHMLQTQVRLSDTVARYGGEELIVLLPRTTLEQTCMIAERIRCAFMELPFPFSVTASIGIAVYPEHGIEKDTLLMKADDAMYRAKHEGKNQIRIAR from the coding sequence ATGAATGATAAAACAAAGTACGCATATGCAGAAGAACATATTGAGCTTTTGCGGCTGTTGAATCAGGTAAATGCTGAAATAGCAGGCACGACAGAACTGGAACGGGCTCTCACTGTGATTGGAGACGCGATTCGGAGTGGGATCGGGGCAGGTACATGTGTGTCGTTGTTGGAAGAAGAAGAAAAAAACTTGCAAGTATGGTTGAATACCGATCACAAAGAGAGTCGATATTGCTATGTGCTTCCAGATCATGCTGTAGAACGTCAGGTAATGGAGACTGGACGACCGCAGACATTGTATCCACGACGTGAATTATCGGGGGTTACGTTGCTACCCCTTCTAGAATATGGGGCGATCTGGATGTATCCGGTTTCATGCATGGGAGAAACACTTGGTGTGCTGTATGTGTTTCATAAACAGGAGTGCGATCTTCCGGAACATAGTAAGGAATTTCTTACTTGTTTAGCGGTCCGGCTCGGCATTGCAGTTTATAATTGGAAGCAGCAGGAAGAGATTTTGTATCAGCGTCGTAAACTTCAGTTTCTCTACACCATGATGGCAGTGGCGGCTGATGCGGAAGCGACTATAGAGGATGAGCTTGAAGTCGTTCATTCACAGATTTCGAGTACATTTGGGTTCAGTAGGGTGATTATTGGACTCCTTGATGAGAAAGAGCACCGCATTCGCATTGCGCGTGCCAGCGGGTTTGTGCCGGAGGAATGGGCAAGGGAACTCGTTCTGCCTGCTCGTCCAGGGGATACTCGGCATGAAGAAGCATTTCGTACCGGATTGCCAGTCGTGGTGCAGGATGCGAAACATGATGTCCGCTGTCTTGGAGCAGCGCAGCAGCTTGGACTGTACAGCGCTGCGGCAGTCCCGGTTATGTATAAAGAGCAAGCGCTTGGAATTATTTATGTAGACAGCGGGGATTATCGTCGATTCTCTGAGCTTACTCTTCAGTTCCTGACATCCATTGCCCGTCAGCTTGGTACAGTACTAATGAATGCCCGTCAGTATGATCATATTCGTCGGTTGGCGATTACGGATGGCTTGACAGGACTTCATACCCGCCAGTACTTTTCGGAACGGTATCAGGAGGAGTTCGCGGCAGCGGAACGCTCAGGAGATCCGCTTTCTCTGATTATGATTGATATTGATGACTTCAAGAAAATCAATGATACGAATGGTCATCTTGTTGGGGACCGGGTACTGGTACATGTATCTCATATGCTTCAGACACAAGTACGGCTGTCCGATACGGTTGCCCGCTATGGTGGAGAAGAATTAATTGTGCTTCTTCCCCGGACAACTCTTGAGCAGACCTGCATGATCGCAGAACGAATCCGGTGTGCCTTTATGGAGCTGCCTTTTCCGTTTTCTGTGACGGCCAGCATTGGCATTGCAGTCTATCCAGAGCATGGGATAGAGAAGGATACGCTTCTGATGAAAGCGGATGATGCGATGTATCGCGCCAAGCACGAGGGGAAAAATCAAATTCGTATCGCCCGCTGA
- a CDS encoding acetyl-CoA carboxylase biotin carboxyl carrier protein subunit — translation MKQVVANMAGTVINVLVNTGDSVQPGSDVVMLESMKMEVPVTAEAAGIVAQVKVTIGDFVNEGDVLIEIED, via the coding sequence ATGAAACAAGTAGTCGCGAATATGGCAGGAACGGTTATCAATGTACTCGTAAATACAGGAGATAGCGTACAGCCTGGAAGTGATGTGGTAATGCTCGAATCGATGAAAATGGAAGTGCCCGTAACCGCGGAAGCAGCTGGCATAGTGGCACAGGTAAAAGTTACGATCGGTGATTTTGTCAACGAAGGCGACGTGCTCATTGAGATTGAAGACTAG
- a CDS encoding pyridoxamine 5'-phosphate oxidase family protein — translation MPEVVAHSLSQELLALLRHERFAMLSTISKQTGSPYTSALSWVYALDCSTVRLAVNSKSSIIENVAANSQAALNVFAAGSFYAISGQARIVQERMEDVPLKLTLIELAIAEVRDVMFYGSRIATEPQYVKTYDEQAAKKLDMQVMNALKNA, via the coding sequence ATGCCGGAAGTTGTTGCGCACTCTCTCAGCCAGGAGTTACTTGCCCTGTTGCGTCACGAGCGGTTTGCGATGCTTTCTACGATTAGTAAACAGACAGGGAGCCCATATACGAGTGCGCTTTCCTGGGTGTATGCATTGGACTGTTCTACGGTGCGTTTGGCGGTCAACAGCAAATCATCCATCATTGAGAACGTAGCTGCGAATTCGCAGGCAGCACTTAATGTGTTTGCGGCTGGATCATTTTATGCAATCAGTGGACAGGCGCGTATTGTGCAGGAGCGCATGGAAGATGTACCGCTTAAACTCACACTCATTGAGCTTGCCATCGCAGAAGTGCGCGATGTTATGTTTTATGGTTCACGTATTGCCACAGAGCCGCAGTATGTCAAAACATATGACGAACAGGCGGCAAAAAAATTAGATATGCAAGTTATGAACGCGTTAAAAAATGCCTAG
- a CDS encoding Spx/MgsR family RNA polymerase-binding regulatory protein: protein MSDHLTFFTYPSCTSCRKAKAFLKEKGIEYDERHLFKNPPSATELLEIIKMSHNGMDDILSTRSRKFKELDKDIEDMTVSELLEMLSEEPRLLRRPILFDGEKLIVGYNRSAMQDLLA from the coding sequence ATGAGTGATCATCTTACTTTCTTTACGTACCCAAGCTGCACGTCCTGTCGAAAAGCGAAGGCATTCCTGAAGGAGAAAGGCATCGAATACGATGAGCGTCACCTGTTTAAGAATCCTCCTTCTGCAACGGAGCTTCTCGAAATCATCAAGATGAGCCATAATGGAATGGATGATATTTTGTCGACACGTAGCCGCAAATTCAAGGAGCTCGATAAAGACATTGAGGATATGACCGTGTCTGAGTTGCTTGAAATGCTCAGTGAAGAGCCTCGTCTGCTGCGCCGTCCGATTTTGTTTGACGGGGAAAAGCTGATTGTTGGATATAATCGCAGTGCCATGCAGGATTTGCTGGCATAA
- a CDS encoding helix-turn-helix transcriptional regulator, with protein MENETLKLTSVLADPTRFSIYQYVVGRHRAVTVQEVAEQFDIHPNVARLHLTKLEDVNLLNSASEKTGKGGRPSRLYSLSDQVISLQFPPRDYQMLANIAIETLTSLGEVGQKALYEMGKKFGHEAARHALEKERFLVSNMSLDAKIESIQRLVLAQGLNPEIEILDDQTLRFRVFNCTFKEIAQKNSESVCQMHHALLLGIFETYFNEEVKLAEDSSMLSGCKSCDYTVLQIS; from the coding sequence ATGGAAAACGAAACTTTAAAATTAACGAGCGTGCTCGCTGACCCCACGCGATTCTCGATCTATCAATATGTGGTAGGCCGTCACCGTGCTGTAACGGTACAAGAAGTCGCGGAGCAATTCGATATACATCCGAACGTGGCTCGTCTGCATCTCACTAAGCTAGAAGATGTGAATCTTCTCAACTCCGCATCTGAGAAAACTGGAAAAGGTGGTCGCCCAAGCCGACTGTACTCACTGTCTGATCAAGTGATCAGTCTCCAATTTCCACCACGTGACTATCAAATGCTCGCTAACATTGCCATTGAAACCCTCACCTCTCTTGGCGAAGTCGGCCAGAAGGCCCTGTATGAGATGGGTAAAAAATTTGGCCATGAAGCTGCACGCCATGCATTAGAAAAAGAACGCTTCCTCGTATCCAACATGTCGCTTGATGCCAAAATCGAATCGATCCAGCGTCTTGTGTTAGCTCAAGGACTGAACCCGGAGATCGAGATCCTAGATGATCAAACTTTACGATTCCGTGTATTTAATTGCACGTTTAAGGAAATAGCCCAGAAAAACTCCGAAAGTGTATGCCAGATGCATCATGCACTTCTGCTCGGCATTTTCGAAACCTATTTTAATGAAGAAGTAAAACTCGCGGAAGACTCTTCCATGCTATCCGGATGCAAATCATGCGATTACACGGTACTACAGATTTCGTAG
- a CDS encoding RsfA family transcriptional regulator, with product MTAARQDAWTPDDDLMLAEVTLRHIREGSTQLCAFEEVGERLSRTAAACGFRWNSAVRKQYEDAIQLAKSQRQERKKAKRKLKTAVYMTEAGEESMYATPDVEAPVSMRGEMPEELSFDVVIRFLRGQKDVFRQMKRLERDMEVSRREAEELRAENESLKEEIALLKSDYQVVNEDYKALIQIMDRARKMAFLGSNEEEVDIKPRFKMDANGNLERVDYR from the coding sequence ATGACAGCAGCACGTCAGGATGCCTGGACGCCAGACGATGATCTGATGCTGGCAGAGGTGACGCTTCGTCATATTCGAGAAGGAAGCACGCAATTGTGTGCATTTGAGGAAGTGGGCGAACGTCTGAGTCGAACAGCCGCCGCCTGCGGATTTCGTTGGAATAGTGCGGTCCGAAAACAGTATGAAGATGCCATTCAACTGGCAAAATCCCAGCGTCAGGAACGCAAGAAAGCGAAGCGCAAGCTGAAAACAGCTGTTTATATGACAGAAGCAGGAGAAGAGAGCATGTATGCCACTCCTGACGTTGAAGCGCCAGTCAGCATGCGCGGTGAAATGCCGGAGGAGCTTTCGTTTGATGTTGTCATCCGCTTTTTGCGCGGTCAAAAAGACGTATTTCGGCAGATGAAGCGTCTTGAACGAGACATGGAGGTCAGTCGCCGTGAAGCAGAAGAACTTCGCGCTGAGAACGAAAGTCTAAAAGAAGAAATCGCCTTGCTAAAATCAGACTATCAAGTTGTAAACGAAGATTACAAAGCGTTGATTCAGATTATGGACCGTGCTCGCAAAATGGCGTTTCTCGGAAGTAACGAAGAAGAAGTTGATATTAAACCCCGATTTAAAATGGACGCGAATGGTAATCTCGAACGCGTCGATTATCGGTAA
- a CDS encoding acetyl-CoA carboxylase biotin carboxylase subunit: MKTVLIANRGEIARRIMRTCRAKGIRTIAVHSEADVDMPFVREADVAVCIGPPPVAKSYLNMEAILVAAKEHGADAIHPGYGLLSENGTFASRCAEEGIVFIGPRPAVMDAMGDKIRARAAMVEAGVPIVPGYDESIPTAEDACRIAAQIGYPVMLKASAGGGGIGMQICRDEEEIMKAFQSAKGRAKAYFGNDAMFIEKYIENPHHIEVQVVGDEQGAIVHLLERECSIQRRHQKVIEESPSPFLDVATREAVCAAAVRAAQAVNYTGVGTVEFIMGEDKAFYFLEMNTRLQVEHPVTESITGFDLVELQLTIAEGHPIPFVQKDVIAHGHAIEMRIYAEDPNTFFPSPGTIIAYVSPEGDGIRIDDAVQSGTTISPFYDPMIGKLIASGTTREEALDRARKAIQQYEITGIKTNLSMLADVLEDERFAVGTYTTSFVETMKRTTTK, from the coding sequence ATCAAGACTGTCCTCATTGCGAACCGGGGGGAGATTGCCCGCCGGATTATGCGCACATGCCGCGCTAAAGGGATTCGTACGATTGCAGTTCATTCAGAAGCAGATGTGGATATGCCATTTGTGCGGGAGGCAGATGTAGCTGTCTGCATCGGGCCGCCACCGGTTGCGAAGAGCTATCTTAATATGGAGGCTATACTCGTTGCGGCCAAAGAACACGGAGCAGATGCGATTCATCCGGGTTACGGCCTGCTGTCCGAAAACGGGACATTTGCCAGCCGCTGTGCGGAAGAAGGCATTGTATTTATCGGACCGCGCCCCGCTGTCATGGATGCGATGGGAGATAAAATTCGCGCCCGTGCTGCCATGGTCGAGGCTGGTGTTCCAATTGTACCGGGTTATGATGAGAGTATTCCGACAGCAGAAGACGCCTGCCGTATTGCAGCGCAGATTGGCTACCCAGTTATGCTTAAAGCGAGTGCGGGCGGTGGTGGGATCGGCATGCAGATTTGCCGTGACGAAGAAGAAATTATGAAAGCGTTTCAATCAGCGAAAGGCCGCGCGAAAGCGTACTTTGGCAACGATGCGATGTTCATCGAGAAGTATATCGAGAATCCGCACCATATTGAAGTACAGGTTGTCGGTGATGAGCAGGGGGCGATTGTTCACCTTCTGGAGCGAGAATGTTCCATACAGCGCCGTCATCAGAAAGTGATTGAGGAAAGTCCATCTCCATTCCTTGATGTAGCGACCCGGGAGGCGGTATGCGCGGCTGCCGTACGCGCGGCGCAGGCTGTGAACTATACCGGCGTTGGAACAGTAGAATTCATCATGGGAGAGGATAAAGCGTTTTATTTTCTTGAGATGAATACGCGTCTACAAGTTGAACACCCGGTTACAGAGTCCATCACAGGATTTGATCTGGTAGAGTTACAGCTAACGATCGCGGAAGGGCATCCAATTCCGTTTGTACAGAAAGATGTCATAGCGCATGGACATGCAATTGAGATGCGTATTTATGCCGAAGATCCGAACACGTTCTTCCCGTCTCCGGGAACGATTATAGCTTATGTCTCCCCGGAAGGAGATGGAATCCGCATTGATGATGCTGTACAATCTGGCACAACCATCTCGCCGTTTTATGATCCAATGATCGGCAAGTTGATTGCAAGTGGAACGACTCGAGAGGAAGCGCTCGATCGAGCCAGAAAGGCCATACAGCAGTATGAAATTACAGGGATTAAGACAAATCTGTCGATGCTTGCAGATGTACTCGAAGACGAGCGCTTTGCGGTCGGTACGTATACAACAAGCTTTGTTGAAACGATGAAACGAACTACAACAAAATAG
- a CDS encoding enoyl-CoA hydratase/isomerase family protein — protein sequence MNTILLEKKDGIALVTLNRPEVRNAISFELVEELDGCLDELAADQDVKVVIFTGAGDKAFVSGGDLGQFLSVRTKDKSYPMLMRVGRLLSRIDRFPKPTIAMMNGAAIGGGCEFAASCRFRFASEQSRMGFVQIGMHIITGWGSGTRLMEKIGTNNALTMLLTGEMFDAEAGRQIGFIDRVYKHEALREETFAFAAKIAAQPIEGIAAYMKVAKLVDSGLPREVCIEEEIDLCSDMWGSDAHYGVVQKFLQKK from the coding sequence ATGAATACTATTTTACTAGAGAAAAAAGACGGCATTGCACTTGTTACATTGAATCGTCCGGAGGTACGGAATGCGATCAGCTTTGAACTAGTGGAAGAACTTGATGGTTGCTTAGATGAGCTGGCAGCGGACCAGGATGTGAAGGTAGTTATTTTTACAGGCGCGGGTGATAAAGCGTTTGTATCAGGGGGAGACCTTGGGCAGTTCCTGTCAGTGCGCACGAAGGACAAGTCGTATCCGATGCTCATGCGAGTCGGTCGCCTGTTAAGCAGAATTGACCGCTTTCCGAAGCCGACGATCGCGATGATGAATGGTGCCGCGATTGGAGGCGGCTGTGAATTCGCGGCTTCCTGCCGTTTCCGCTTTGCAAGTGAGCAGTCTCGTATGGGATTCGTCCAGATCGGCATGCACATTATTACCGGATGGGGCAGCGGTACACGCCTAATGGAGAAAATCGGGACGAATAACGCGCTGACAATGCTTCTGACTGGCGAGATGTTCGATGCGGAAGCAGGTCGACAGATTGGTTTTATTGACCGAGTATACAAACATGAAGCGTTACGAGAAGAAACATTTGCATTCGCAGCAAAAATCGCGGCTCAGCCGATAGAAGGTATTGCAGCGTATATGAAAGTCGCCAAACTCGTAGATTCCGGCCTGCCGCGCGAAGTGTGTATTGAAGAAGAGATTGATCTCTGTTCGGACATGTGGGGATCAGACGCGCATTACGGCGTAGTACAGAAGTTTTTGCAGAAAAAATAA
- a CDS encoding class I SAM-dependent methyltransferase — protein MRETGVHTVLIDRISQSPEGSIPFRTFMETTLYDPEFGYYCKKRVKIGKGGDFYTSASVGSVYGQTLARVIADMLHTLPADRMCSIVEMGGGSGSLGADVLGALKEKGVLRDRRIRYVMIEISAYHRNLQQASLSAFAGEVELCWYDTIAKAKEAIPELYGVLFSNELSDAFPVHLVERGNKGWQEVHVSLGEDGRFVERLLPLVDKEVMAYIQRERIPALNGYRTEVNLEAIYWMKEAAAWLTCGYMLTVDYGYRREQLYTPSRRTGTLLCYREHTATDNPYEQPGEADITSHVNFSALMDTGETAGLATLSFSSQRDFLVAAGILTQLQEHGGGDPFRNPVAKRNRAIMQLIAESGMGRAFCVLVQGRGVKALSYLQGQV, from the coding sequence ATGCGGGAGACAGGCGTGCATACCGTACTGATTGATCGGATTAGCCAAAGTCCGGAAGGGAGTATTCCGTTTCGTACGTTTATGGAGACAACTCTTTATGATCCAGAATTCGGATATTATTGTAAAAAAAGAGTGAAAATCGGGAAAGGCGGAGATTTTTATACGAGTGCTTCAGTCGGTTCTGTATATGGACAGACGCTTGCTCGTGTTATTGCTGACATGCTACATACCCTCCCGGCTGATCGTATGTGCAGCATTGTGGAGATGGGGGGAGGGAGTGGTTCTCTTGGTGCAGATGTGCTTGGAGCACTGAAAGAAAAAGGAGTTCTTCGCGATCGACGTATACGCTATGTAATGATTGAGATAAGTGCATATCATCGAAATCTTCAACAGGCTTCTCTGTCCGCTTTTGCTGGAGAAGTGGAGCTATGCTGGTATGACACAATAGCCAAAGCAAAAGAAGCGATACCGGAGTTGTACGGTGTACTGTTCTCCAATGAGCTGTCGGATGCGTTTCCTGTCCATCTGGTGGAACGGGGAAATAAAGGGTGGCAAGAAGTGCATGTATCGCTTGGAGAGGATGGACGTTTTGTGGAGCGGCTGCTGCCTCTTGTTGATAAGGAAGTGATGGCATATATTCAGCGTGAGCGTATTCCAGCTCTAAACGGCTATCGGACCGAAGTGAACCTGGAAGCTATTTACTGGATGAAGGAGGCAGCGGCGTGGCTTACATGCGGGTATATGCTGACTGTCGATTATGGCTACCGGCGTGAACAGTTGTATACGCCGAGCCGTCGTACTGGCACGCTATTATGCTATCGTGAGCATACGGCCACAGACAATCCGTATGAACAGCCAGGTGAGGCGGATATTACATCCCATGTGAATTTTTCGGCGCTCATGGATACGGGAGAGACAGCAGGACTTGCTACGCTTAGCTTCTCGTCCCAACGTGATTTTCTTGTGGCAGCGGGAATTTTAACGCAGCTTCAGGAGCATGGTGGGGGTGATCCATTTCGCAATCCTGTGGCTAAGCGCAATCGCGCCATTATGCAGTTGATCGCAGAAAGCGGCATGGGGCGTGCGTTTTGTGTGCTTGTGCAGGGGAGAGGGGTAAAGGCGCTGTCTTATTTGCAGGGGCAGGTATGA
- a CDS encoding MBL fold metallo-hydrolase, with the protein MRIHTFPLGPLQTNCYVVANELTNEAIIIDAGMQPRVLLECAANYQVRAILLTHAHFDHMGGLDLIRKKTEAPVYIHPNEQEWLTNPDLNGSSRWPMIEGVMQTDRAEHELADEQILSLAGLHIRVLATPGHTPGGVSFLIGEHLFSGDTLFAHSIGRTDLPGGSYEQLITSIEEKLMPLAPEIQVYPGHGPGTTIGFEKVHNPFINGNN; encoded by the coding sequence ATGCGTATTCATACTTTTCCGCTAGGGCCGCTACAGACGAACTGCTATGTGGTAGCCAATGAGCTGACGAATGAAGCGATTATTATTGACGCTGGTATGCAGCCGCGTGTGCTACTTGAATGTGCGGCCAATTATCAGGTACGGGCGATTCTGCTTACCCACGCACATTTTGACCATATGGGCGGTCTTGACCTGATTCGCAAAAAGACCGAAGCGCCGGTATACATCCATCCAAACGAACAGGAGTGGCTGACGAATCCGGATTTGAATGGGTCTTCTCGCTGGCCCATGATCGAAGGTGTGATGCAGACAGATCGGGCTGAGCATGAGCTTGCAGATGAGCAGATACTCTCTCTTGCCGGACTTCATATTCGTGTACTGGCGACGCCGGGACATACACCGGGTGGCGTTTCGTTTTTGATTGGCGAGCATCTGTTTAGTGGCGATACATTGTTTGCTCATTCTATTGGTCGGACTGACTTGCCGGGCGGCAGCTATGAACAGCTAATTACGAGCATTGAAGAGAAGCTTATGCCGCTTGCGCCAGAGATACAAGTTTACCCGGGACATGGCCCAGGGACGACGATTGGATTTGAAAAAGTACATAATCCGTTTATTAACGGAAATAATTAG
- a CDS encoding PhoH family protein, with protein sequence MKKVYVLDTNVLLQDPLAIFSFQDNDIILPAVVLEEIDSKKRLMDEIGRNARYVAKLLDGLRLKGQLHTGVTMDNGGDLRVELNHRSFARMQELFLDMTNDNRILAVALNLHAEEQQKEKPRMVILVTKDALLRVKADALGLLAEDFLSDRVVHEFSSLYKGYTTLSVSVDVIQKFYGPGPFDMKKYLPQYDFLPNEFLILKDELGSSSSAIGRVSGDSRYLLPLVFGDEIVWGVKARNAQQKMAMELLLNKDIPLVTLTGKAGTGKTLLSLAAGLMQIEDEHAYKKLLVARPIVPLGKDLGYLPGEKEEKLRPWMQPIYDNLEYLFNTKHSSDLDKILAGLGSIQVEALTYIRGRSIPEQFIIVDEAQNLTKHEVKTILTRVGDNSKIILMGDPQQIDHPYLDEVNNGLTYVVERFKQQKMSGHITLHKGERSNLAQLAADLL encoded by the coding sequence TTGAAAAAAGTCTACGTCTTAGACACGAATGTATTATTGCAAGATCCGCTGGCGATTTTTTCATTTCAGGACAACGACATTATTCTCCCCGCTGTTGTGCTGGAAGAAATTGATTCTAAAAAGCGGCTGATGGATGAAATCGGAAGGAATGCAAGGTATGTGGCCAAACTACTCGATGGCCTCAGGCTCAAAGGACAGCTCCATACAGGGGTTACGATGGATAATGGTGGTGATCTGCGAGTCGAGCTGAATCATCGGTCATTTGCCCGTATGCAGGAGTTATTCTTGGATATGACGAATGATAATCGAATTCTGGCTGTGGCACTAAATCTGCACGCAGAAGAGCAGCAGAAAGAAAAACCACGTATGGTTATTCTTGTCACGAAGGATGCGCTTCTGCGGGTAAAGGCGGATGCGCTTGGACTTTTGGCCGAAGATTTTTTATCAGATCGTGTGGTACACGAATTTTCTAGTCTGTACAAAGGTTACACAACGCTTTCTGTATCGGTGGATGTAATTCAGAAGTTTTATGGTCCCGGTCCATTTGATATGAAGAAGTATTTACCACAGTATGACTTTTTGCCGAATGAATTCCTTATTTTGAAAGACGAGCTGGGCTCTTCCTCCTCGGCGATTGGTCGGGTCAGCGGTGATAGCCGCTACTTGCTGCCGCTTGTATTCGGGGATGAGATTGTCTGGGGAGTGAAGGCGCGTAATGCACAGCAGAAAATGGCGATGGAACTTCTCCTGAACAAAGATATTCCGCTCGTTACATTGACTGGAAAAGCGGGCACAGGGAAAACGCTCCTCTCGCTTGCTGCTGGCTTGATGCAGATTGAAGACGAGCATGCCTATAAAAAGCTGCTGGTGGCGCGTCCAATCGTGCCACTCGGTAAGGATCTTGGGTATTTGCCGGGTGAGAAAGAAGAGAAGCTGCGCCCGTGGATGCAGCCGATCTACGACAATCTTGAATATCTCTTCAACACGAAACATTCCAGTGATCTCGATAAGATTCTGGCTGGGCTTGGCAGCATTCAGGTAGAAGCACTTACGTACATTCGGGGGCGCAGTATACCGGAACAGTTCATCATCGTCGACGAAGCGCAGAACCTGACCAAGCATGAAGTCAAAACGATTCTGACCCGGGTGGGTGATAACAGTAAGATTATTCTCATGGGCGATCCGCAGCAGATTGACCATCCGTACCTTGACGAAGTGAATAATGGGCTGACATACGTAGTGGAGAGGTTCAAGCAGCAGAAAATGTCGGGGCATATTACACTGCATAAGGGAGAACGCTCCAATCTTGCTCAGTTGGCGGCTGACTTGTTATAA
- a CDS encoding YhcN/YlaJ family sporulation lipoprotein gives MMKRLLTLLCIFVLCTACTSKNAPEKSAPAKTQHVQQTAPAAPKPQNATAVAKHLSTLASRVPKVNGATAIVFGNVAIVGIDVDAKLDRSRVGTIKYSVTEALHKDPQGARALVTADADIVQRLREMNEEIMRGRPISGFAKELADIAGRIIPQAPARNPNQR, from the coding sequence ATGATGAAACGACTGCTCACCCTTCTCTGTATATTCGTGCTGTGTACAGCCTGCACCTCTAAAAATGCACCGGAAAAATCCGCTCCTGCGAAAACACAACACGTTCAGCAAACGGCGCCCGCAGCACCAAAGCCACAAAATGCGACCGCTGTGGCGAAACATCTGTCAACACTTGCTTCTCGCGTTCCAAAAGTTAACGGAGCAACCGCGATTGTGTTCGGCAATGTCGCCATTGTCGGCATTGATGTCGATGCGAAGCTGGACCGATCCCGAGTTGGCACGATCAAGTATTCTGTTACCGAAGCTCTGCACAAAGATCCGCAGGGAGCACGCGCACTCGTTACGGCAGATGCGGATATCGTGCAACGCCTTCGTGAAATGAACGAAGAGATTATGCGCGGTCGTCCCATTTCAGGATTCGCCAAAGAGTTAGCAGACATCGCGGGACGCATCATTCCGCAGGCACCCGCCCGCAATCCAAACCAGCGCTAA